The Hermetia illucens chromosome 2, iHerIll2.2.curated.20191125, whole genome shotgun sequence genomic interval ctaccagggatggagcagtccagggtgcttattgggggatacgaacccatgcgtacaaaggattgcttaaatctcaccaaaaagaacctccgaatcatagtgggaattctcactggtcattgtcaactgaactatcacctagggaagctagggatatctacgggcactgcctgcagattctgtgaggaggaggacgaaacctctatgcacgtcctgggacagtgtccgggacttgtgcaaagtaggtcgatacatctgggagaacacttaatatcagatgcaaagctgaaacttctggaagtggggaacatactaaagttcctaacggttacaggcctgcttgagatactatgatcaacaggtacactataaccagtaaaagcggCACAATAGTCCTGCAAGGACGCGGtgggactttcccttaacagaataatcatAATCGTGGTCTGGTCgcccttccgcattcgtgactgccgcgctcttgaagttgtacaacgcaaattcacctggacccccttttataaaaagaaccttccacgggtaggctatccgtcacgactccgcactggcaatggcttcccgcctacggtgttcgcaggctttagcgaatcttagaacattctccagaggcagagagtgtgcagattcttcattgaagaaaaccttgccaaggtgccttcgtctgagatctgaggatgccgggcagctgcataaaaagtgcagggccgtctcctcctcctcctcatattgactgcacatagccgaaaccaccaccccaatcttttccaaatggttgtttaaggagcagtgtcccgtcaaaagccctactagggttttcatatcccacttcttaagggacaacaaaaatgccgccctAGTGGCCCTAGACtctttcacccttcagagtagacttgacagtagatggtcagatttcaagagctggttctggccccaccattgtggatccagaccctcggcgagccagtcggatattactttccgtatcggcTCGTCTCATAACACGTCGTGCGgatatttttgatgtacccttcgcggagctcgaggtttacttccactctccgatcctgaAACTATGCTACAGCTTggatcctttgactctatttccttctccAGTTTTAagagtaaaataagccattcacttgctccctCTCTGTCCTCAGCATATGTAATAAGTAATttattttctgtgtattgtcctcattaaataaataattatattCAGAAGAAACGCATGATTTTGGCTtactaaaactttgttaataaaaggGAATTTAGACCTAACTTTCTGATATTGAGCATGAGCTTATCGGGATGTATTTTAGAATTCTAGATTTCATGTAGCAGATTcgtaatttcagattttttgtatGAGTACGAGTTAAAAAAAGATCACATTAAACGCTAATACATACTGTTTGCTTCTTCACTTCCATTTACAGTGCCAAAACTTGAAGAGGCTTTACGATCATCGAATGACGCTTTCAAAAAAACCTACAACCGGGAGAAGCCATCAAATGACGCCGTCATCATTTTCCATTGTAAGTTAGGTGGTCGCGCACAAAAAGCTACCGACGTAGCTAAATCGCTTGGATTCAAAAAGTAAGTTGATTTGTAGGAGATATGTTGATACCGACACTAATCATTCTATTTGGGGATGTTTTTCAGTGCTAAATGCTATAAGGGCTCCTGGGAAGAATGGGCCAAAAAACAGAATATTAAGAAGTAAGCCTACATTAAATACATATTTTCAAAACACAATGAATTGTATACGTTTGTTCACTAATTATAATAATTGAAATATGAAAAACATTTCTGGCTTTAATAAAACTATAATAAAGATCAAGGATATGTTTGCTTTCGTCTTCTTCAATTGCTtcccaatatttttcaattaccATCCGGAGTAGTAATCACTAAACCGATGTACACGCACTCTCCTTCTAAATAATTATGTCCCgacatgatattccacatttGATTTATCGGCAATTTATTGATATCGAATGCCATATTTCTATCTTTCAATGATTACTAAACATTGGGTTCTTACCGACTCCCTCATTTTGTGCAAACAGCCATGTATAATTACTGACGCACCGGTGACCGTGTTGTGCGGTTCAGATATACACAGGATTACTAAAAGTAACTCAAGACATGCAATATTTGACCTCTAAAATGTCCTACCACTATAATTTCCCAAAGAGAACACCGTTCTTTGATAACACATTATTTTGCAGTATTGTGCAGTCAAACGAATTAATATTAGATTGTATTTGGAGGACTCAAGTATCCATTGCCCATTGACAGCGAGTTCAATTCAATACCTGCAATGCATTATCATTGCATGTCACACGaaaggtagagcaattgaatgaaaataaataaatggttgTGACATTGACCCATAAGAAGCACTATATACTCCATTAAAGGATATTTAACGAAGGACGTGGTTTATAGCCTTTCAACAGTACGTAATAAACAGGGATGAATATTGAATGTGCGGGGTTTAACCACATTTGTAGCACGGAGGCTTAAATATCAAGGCCTAGATAAGCACAGAATACTTATCAAATTTGTGGAAGAAGAAAAACCATTTTATAGACGAAAATACGCCTCGCACTCGCCAATATTCAGAAAGGCTACCAATAGACGCCACAAGCAAAGTATAACCGATCAGGTTGGGTCAACAGAGAAAATTTCGTTATCATCTTGTAACCTTGTTCGaaggtaaaaaaaataaaagaaaagtagaaaaatagTAATGCAAGATAGAGAAATCAAAAACAGCAAGTTAGCTTTTGAAatcgaaaatataaaaatgcTAATGGTCAACATTTATATCGTAAAAAATGACTcagatttcaattaaaattcattCAGAATTTGCTCACAAGGACCGCTTGAAATGCTCTATAGACCATGTAATTGGAATAAGTTTGAGGGTGGTGTTCACCCACATCTACCCGCCATCTAAAATGTTCTTCAGCTCCCCCACAACTACcagagacgctcgcactcctcctctactaactcgtcggccatcttggtaaAGTGGATTTcgctgcatggcatagcccgcaatgtaattgtggtctctccttaatgtgtgaggTCTCCACTATCACTTCTATCTTCCTATCACAGTTCGTACGAGTGGCAGGAAtgctcttcgtttgaaatagtgccaggtcagcgtactccgatgatacgacgcagacaggtattaacgaaagcttggagtttttgagtaataGTGGAGTTCAATTTCCATGTGTTACTCTTATATACCAACACAgagagaacactagcacagaatagcAATTCCAGACTTAAAACAGGGCATCGAAAGCCGAtgaagcgctgttaatgcgtcgggcaacatccggttcggtgccaccgtcgccagaaaccacgcttcctagatttacaaattgttcgacgccttcgatgctctgtccattaaagCATATAGGAGGAGTGtgatgactcgtcagactgaaaaccttggttttcttggtgtttatcttcagtccaactctctcgttccaaatccagagttatttggccaaggtccacgaCCCACtgaaagagcaaacaaatgtcatcagcgtagtcgaggtgtttgagaaaagatgtcatcgttcattgaatttttccacgtcctccggacaaggcagcattgaGAACATTactaataacaagaagaaataatatcggtgacaggatgcgcATTTGCGTTCTTctgaggaccatcgaaagatttgca includes:
- the LOC119649311 gene encoding rhodanese domain-containing protein CG4456-like: MATYEEVKDLPNQPSKFLIDVRNLDEVQQTGQIPTSIVIPLPKLEEALRSSNDAFKKTYNREKPSNDAVIIFHCKLGGRAQKATDVAKSLGFKNAKCYKGSWEEWAKKQNIKK